The Chloroflexota bacterium genomic interval CCGATGTCCAGGCAATGAGGCTGGCCCGCGGGCGCGCCGTTGTACCCCGTGGACACAATCTGCTTGCCCTTCACGATTACCGCCCCCACGTGGCGGTGCAGGCACGTGGACCGACTCGCGACCACGCGGGCGATGTGCATGAAGTAGGCGTCAAGACTTGGCCGTTCGCTCACGAATCAAATCCTCAAAGACCGATGGCGCTTGCTCGTACAGGATGTCCAGGATGCGGTTGGCGACTTCGCGGATTTCCCATTGGGCAGCGCGATCCAATCCCCGCGTCTTGATGAAGTGCCGCCACGAACGGAAGTTCATCGTAACCACGATGCGGGTCGCCGTGGCGTTGGGCAGGAGAAACCGCGCGTCCTCCTTGAAAATGCCCCGCTGGCGAAGTCGGCGGTACGCCTCGGACAGGCCCTCGGTGGCCTGCTGCCAGACCGCCATGGCCTCCGGGTCGCCGGCGACGGAAGGCGGGACCACGTACTCGGGTGCGGACAGGTCCACATACCGCTGCGACTCCTGCGAGTAACTGGCGATGCGATGGCGCACCAGTTGGTGGGTGCAGGCCCTGGACACGCCCGAGATTTCAAACGTGGCCGAGGCGTGCTCAATCAGGCTCTCGTGCCCCTCGCGTACCCGCGCCATCAGGAACTTGCCCGGCTCGCCGCGCGACTCGGACCGATAGCACACGCGCCCCGCGTGCTCCAGCAACTCCTCGGGCGTGCCGTTGCCGCGCAGGTAGCGCGTGATGGCGATGAGTTCAACCTGCATCCCGTCTGTCCTCCGGTGGGGGATGCGGCATTATACCCCGGCCGCGCGCCGCCTGGCAAA includes:
- the thyX gene encoding FAD-dependent thymidylate synthase; amino-acid sequence: MQVELIAITRYLRGNGTPEELLEHAGRVCYRSESRGEPGKFLMARVREGHESLIEHASATFEISGVSRACTHQLVRHRIASYSQESQRYVDLSAPEYVVPPSVAGDPEAMAVWQQATEGLSEAYRRLRQRGIFKEDARFLLPNATATRIVVTMNFRSWRHFIKTRGLDRAAQWEIREVANRILDILYEQAPSVFEDLIRERTAKS